In Musa acuminata AAA Group cultivar baxijiao chromosome BXJ3-11, Cavendish_Baxijiao_AAA, whole genome shotgun sequence, one DNA window encodes the following:
- the LOC103970197 gene encoding uncharacterized protein LOC103970197 isoform X3: MRGGSSGRGRGRGESRAEFGGGGGGGRGRGKYTNPCLTMHQPWASLLVYGIKRVEGRSWPSPLTGRLWIHAASKVPEPETIKAMENFYREIYAVAGVKDIKFPEHYPVSRLLGCVEVVGCVKCEELVCWEDVSESVRLEGQTDFCWLCENPQKLLIPFEMRGFQKVYNLERRIHDVAVRGLITIQGPLPVKFPLPDPHDPFSLRPGSLALHFSSSKAPEVAKTPNVSAAIAAARAAATQFSREDQIATSNSYQTNVTEKSEFGSAETSHAGTRKEGRRLHDSHNETQGLQALNYNQHTTHKERDENKRYPSEKTSRGSRSDPGASGKH, translated from the exons ATGAGGGGAGGATCTAGCGGCAGAGGCCGCGGCCGCGGAGAGTCGAGGGCTGaattcggcggcggcggcggcggtggacgcGGGAGGGGGAAGTATACCAACCCTTGCCTGACGATGCATCAGCCCTGGGCATCGCTCCTGGTCTATGGCATCAAGCGCGTCGAAGGAAGATCCTGGCCTTCCCCTCTCACCG GTCGGCTTTGGATACATGCTGCTTCGAAAGTTCCAGAACCTGAGACTATCAAAGCTATGGAGAATTTCTACAGGGAGATATATGCTGTGGCTGGGGTTAAGGATATAAAATTTCCAGAACACTATCCGGTTTCCCGATTGTTAG GTTGTGTTGAAGTGGTAGGCTGTGTTAAATGTGAAGAGCTGGTGTGCTGGGAGGATGTATCTGAGTCG GTGAGACTTGAAGGCCAAACAGACTTCTGCTGGTTGTGTGAAAATCCTCAG AAATTATTAATTCCATTTGAAATGCGTGGTTTTCAGAAAGTCTATAACTTGGAAAGAAGG ATTCATGATGTGGCAGTAAGAGGTCTTATCACTATCCAAGGCCCTTTACCCGTAAAGTTTCCACTTCCAGATCCCCACGATCCTTTTTCGCTAAGGCCAGGATCTCTTGCATTACACTTCAGTAGCTCCAAAGCACCTGAAGTGGCAAAAACACCTAATGTTAGTGCAGCTATAGCTGCTGCACGAGCTGCTGCTACACAATTCTCAAGGGAGGATCAGATTGCCACGTCTAATAGTTACCAAACTAATGTAACTGAAAAGAGCGAGTTCGGATCGGCAGAAACCAGTCATGCTGGGACTAGAAAAGAAGGCAGAAGGTTGCATGATTCACATAATGAAACTCAGGGTCTTCAGGCTCTTAACTACAATCAACATACTACTCACAAAGAAAGAGATGAAAATAAGAGATATCCCAGTGAGAAAACCAGCAGAGGCTCTAGGTCGGACCCTGGAGCTTCTGGAAAG CACTGA
- the LOC103970197 gene encoding uncharacterized protein LOC103970197 isoform X2: MRGGSSGRGRGRGESRAEFGGGGGGGRGRGKYTNPCLTMHQPWASLLVYGIKRVEGRSWPSPLTGRLWIHAASKVPEPETIKAMENFYREIYAVAGVKDIKFPEHYPVSRLLGCVEVVGCVKCEELVCWEDVSESVRLEGQTDFCWLCENPQKLLIPFEMRGFQKVYNLERRIHDVAVRGLITIQGPLPVKFPLPDPHDPFSLRPGSLALHFSSSKAPEVAKTPNVSAAIAAARAAATQFSREDQIATSNSYQTNVTEKSEFGSAETSHAGTRKEGRRLHDSHNETQGLQALNYNQHTTHKERDENKRYPSEKTSRGSRSDPGASGKQH, from the exons ATGAGGGGAGGATCTAGCGGCAGAGGCCGCGGCCGCGGAGAGTCGAGGGCTGaattcggcggcggcggcggcggtggacgcGGGAGGGGGAAGTATACCAACCCTTGCCTGACGATGCATCAGCCCTGGGCATCGCTCCTGGTCTATGGCATCAAGCGCGTCGAAGGAAGATCCTGGCCTTCCCCTCTCACCG GTCGGCTTTGGATACATGCTGCTTCGAAAGTTCCAGAACCTGAGACTATCAAAGCTATGGAGAATTTCTACAGGGAGATATATGCTGTGGCTGGGGTTAAGGATATAAAATTTCCAGAACACTATCCGGTTTCCCGATTGTTAG GTTGTGTTGAAGTGGTAGGCTGTGTTAAATGTGAAGAGCTGGTGTGCTGGGAGGATGTATCTGAGTCG GTGAGACTTGAAGGCCAAACAGACTTCTGCTGGTTGTGTGAAAATCCTCAG AAATTATTAATTCCATTTGAAATGCGTGGTTTTCAGAAAGTCTATAACTTGGAAAGAAGG ATTCATGATGTGGCAGTAAGAGGTCTTATCACTATCCAAGGCCCTTTACCCGTAAAGTTTCCACTTCCAGATCCCCACGATCCTTTTTCGCTAAGGCCAGGATCTCTTGCATTACACTTCAGTAGCTCCAAAGCACCTGAAGTGGCAAAAACACCTAATGTTAGTGCAGCTATAGCTGCTGCACGAGCTGCTGCTACACAATTCTCAAGGGAGGATCAGATTGCCACGTCTAATAGTTACCAAACTAATGTAACTGAAAAGAGCGAGTTCGGATCGGCAGAAACCAGTCATGCTGGGACTAGAAAAGAAGGCAGAAGGTTGCATGATTCACATAATGAAACTCAGGGTCTTCAGGCTCTTAACTACAATCAACATACTACTCACAAAGAAAGAGATGAAAATAAGAGATATCCCAGTGAGAAAACCAGCAGAGGCTCTAGGTCGGACCCTGGAGCTTCTGGAAAG CAGCACTGA
- the LOC103970197 gene encoding uncharacterized protein LOC103970197 isoform X1: MRGGSSGRGRGRGESRAEFGGGGGGGRGRGKYTNPCLTMHQPWASLLVYGIKRVEGRSWPSPLTGRLWIHAASKVPEPETIKAMENFYREIYAVAGVKDIKFPEHYPVSRLLGCVEVVGCVKCEELVCWEDVSESVRLEGQTDFCWLCENPQKLLIPFEMRGFQKVYNLERRIHDVAVRGLITIQGPLPVKFPLPDPHDPFSLRPGSLALHFSSSKAPEVAKTPNVSAAIAAARAAATQFSREDQIATSNSYQTNVTEKSEFGSAETSHAGTRKEGRRLHDSHNETQGLQALNYNQHTTHKERDENKRYPSEKTSRGSRSDPGASGKIFSAALNGLRLDQVPRTREPSVQHQGFLRQ, encoded by the exons ATGAGGGGAGGATCTAGCGGCAGAGGCCGCGGCCGCGGAGAGTCGAGGGCTGaattcggcggcggcggcggcggtggacgcGGGAGGGGGAAGTATACCAACCCTTGCCTGACGATGCATCAGCCCTGGGCATCGCTCCTGGTCTATGGCATCAAGCGCGTCGAAGGAAGATCCTGGCCTTCCCCTCTCACCG GTCGGCTTTGGATACATGCTGCTTCGAAAGTTCCAGAACCTGAGACTATCAAAGCTATGGAGAATTTCTACAGGGAGATATATGCTGTGGCTGGGGTTAAGGATATAAAATTTCCAGAACACTATCCGGTTTCCCGATTGTTAG GTTGTGTTGAAGTGGTAGGCTGTGTTAAATGTGAAGAGCTGGTGTGCTGGGAGGATGTATCTGAGTCG GTGAGACTTGAAGGCCAAACAGACTTCTGCTGGTTGTGTGAAAATCCTCAG AAATTATTAATTCCATTTGAAATGCGTGGTTTTCAGAAAGTCTATAACTTGGAAAGAAGG ATTCATGATGTGGCAGTAAGAGGTCTTATCACTATCCAAGGCCCTTTACCCGTAAAGTTTCCACTTCCAGATCCCCACGATCCTTTTTCGCTAAGGCCAGGATCTCTTGCATTACACTTCAGTAGCTCCAAAGCACCTGAAGTGGCAAAAACACCTAATGTTAGTGCAGCTATAGCTGCTGCACGAGCTGCTGCTACACAATTCTCAAGGGAGGATCAGATTGCCACGTCTAATAGTTACCAAACTAATGTAACTGAAAAGAGCGAGTTCGGATCGGCAGAAACCAGTCATGCTGGGACTAGAAAAGAAGGCAGAAGGTTGCATGATTCACATAATGAAACTCAGGGTCTTCAGGCTCTTAACTACAATCAACATACTACTCACAAAGAAAGAGATGAAAATAAGAGATATCCCAGTGAGAAAACCAGCAGAGGCTCTAGGTCGGACCCTGGAGCTTCTGGAAAG ATTTTTTCAGCAGCACTGAATGGATTAAGACTCGATCAAGTACCCCGGACGCGAGAACCAAGTGTGCAGCATCAAGGCTTTCTGAGGCAATGA
- the LOC103970196 gene encoding RING-H2 finger protein ATL16-like has protein sequence MDASHVEPPPPPHSSASVTSFPVLAITILGILTTAMLLISYYVFVIKCRLGWPRSDLLRCLFSSAESRRHRHLYIPPVIHAIATEFHGLDPSVIRSIPVIKFTRAGDGDARRKTSFHDCAICLNEFREEERLKLLPDCSHAFHIDCIDTWLQFNANCPLCRTGITSSSVGLATDHVVVLAPRREQSGSFAVDVRDEVSDQTSRGEASNPSLWKKRRKHNKVGSMGDECIDVRGKDEQFRVQPIRRSFSMDSSAERQLYLSVQEEILRQKQNCYEAGSGEGSSSNVRGGDGGGSGRVRRSLFSFGRSSRIPVLPRLLDV, from the coding sequence ATGGATGCGTCTCATGTTGAACCACCGCCACCTCCACACTCCTCCGCTTCCGTCACCAGCTTTCCGGTCCTGGCCATCACCATCTTGGGCATTCTGACCACCGCCATGCTCCTCATCAGCTACTACGTCTTCGTCATCAAGTGCCGCCTCGGCTGGCCGCGCTCTGACCTCCTCCGCTGCCTCTTCTCCTCTGCCGAGTCCCGCCGCCATCGCCACCTCTATATACCTCCCGTCATCCACGCCATCGCCACCGAGTTCCACGGTCTTGATCCGTCGGTAATCCGTTCCATTCCCGTCATCAAATTCACGAGAGCGGGCGACGGCGACGCCCGACGGAAGACGTCCTTCCACGACTGTGCAATCTGCTTGAATGAGTTCCGGGAGGAGGAAAGGCTCAAGCTGCTTCCTGACTGCTCTCATGCCTTCCATATCGACTGCATCGATACCTGGCTCCAGTTCAACGCCAACTGCCCGCTGTGTCGGACGGGTATCACGAGTTCTTCTGTCGGCTTGGCGACTGATCACGTCGTAGTGCTCGCTCCTCGACGTGAGCAGAGTGGAAGCTTCGCGGTGGATGTGAGGGATGAAGTTAGTGACCAAACCTCAAGAGGGGAGGCAAGCAATCCTTCGctgtggaagaagaggaggaagcacaACAAAGTGGGGAGCATGGGGGACGAATGCATTGATGTCAGGGGAAAGGATGAGCAGTTCCGTGTTCAGCCCATAAGGAGGTCATTCTCCATGGACTCATCCGCCGAAAGGCAGCTCTACCTGTCAGTCCAGGAGGAGATCTTGAGACAGAAGCAGAACTGTTATGAAGCAGGCAGTGGTGAAGGAAGCAGCAGCAACGTTCGTGGCGGAGACGGTGGCGGGAGCGGCAGAGTTCGGCGGTCATTGTTCTCGTTCGGCCGGAGCTCCAGGATTCCGGTCCTTCCAAGGCTGCTTGATGTGTGA
- the LOC103970193 gene encoding GCN5-related N-acetyltransferase 8, translating into MSSAAASVWARIRLADRRDVPNIHRLIRQMAEFELLTHLFSATEASLSDTLFPSPALPPFLSFTVLILELSHSPFSEDSDAPLFAPIVRRIDLESAVEDPEAAEFASPRGEGIVVAGFVLCFPNYSTFLAKPGLYIEDIFVRATWRRRGLGRMLLAAVAGQAAQMGMGRVEWCVLDWNVNAIKFYEDMGAEVMPMWRICRLTGPALQAYLHEK; encoded by the coding sequence ATGTCGTCAGCGGCCGCCAGCGTCTGGGCTCGAATCCGGCTTGCCGACCGACGCGACGTGCCCAACATCCACCGCCTCATCCGGCAGATGGCGGAGTTCGAGCTGTTGACCCACCTTTTCTCCGCCACCGAGGCCTCCCTCTCCGACACGCTCTTCCCCTCCCCCGCGCTTCCCCCCTTCCTCTCCTTCACCGTCCTCATTCTCGAGCTCTCCCATTCCCCCTTTTCCGAAGACAGCGATGCCCCCCTCTTCGCCCCGATCGTCCGGCGGATCGATCTGGAGTCCGCCGTGGAGGACCCGGAGGCAGCGGAGTTCGCATCGCCGCGCGGAGAGGGCATAGTGGTGGCTGGTTTCGTACTGTGCTTCCCGAACTACTCCACTTTCCTCGCGAAGCCGGGGCTGTACATAGAGGACATCTTCGTGCGGGCGACTTGGCGGCGGCGGGGGCTGGGGCGGATGCTGCTGGCGGCAGTGGCGGGGCAGGCGGCGCAGATGGGGATGGGGAGGGTGGAGTGGTGCGTGCTCGACTGGAACGTGAACGCCATCAAGTTCTACGAGGACATGGGCGCCGAGGTCATGCCCATGTGGAGGATCTGCAGGCTCACCGGACCGGCACTGCAGGCTTATCTTCATGAAAAGTGA
- the LOC135652951 gene encoding lysine-specific demethylase ELF6-like, with protein MSDSSEIPAWLKNLPLAPEYHPTETEFADPIAFISRVEREAAAFGICKVIPPLPRPSKKFVLANLNRSLSASPDHLRPPPSSPRSPAAVFTTRHQELGARRGRALPVQKQVWQSGEFYTLEQFEAKSKAFARSQLGGIREVSPLLIETLFWKAASEKPIYVEYANDVPGSGFGVPEVPFRYYPHHRRKRKRGLNRGSIQEPRRLCPQAIGEREGMGGVGWKLSNSPWNLQAIARAPGSLTRFMPDEVPGVTSPMVYIGMLFSWFAWHVEDHELHSLNFLHLGSPKTWYAVPGDYAATLEEIVRVQGYGGNMDRLAALIMLGEKTTLLSPEVLVASGVPCCRLVQHPGEFVVTFPRAYHVGFSHGFNCGEAANFATPKWLMVAKEAAVRRAAMNYLPMLSHQQLLYMLSISFISSVPRELLSGARSSRLRDRKKEEREILVKKAFLDDMMNESNLLFVLLAKATISSAVLWEPEMLPATCLGTQVQQSSSVSSEAHGPTSGDLHGIKMECQSMGKDSLDYEGDACCTQDAHETTADLSGRSSHSALFSEANENACNNTEGIMDVDEIDLPFGLDVDSGSLACVACGILGYPFMAILQPSEKASRNIIAANSNESHPSLDISQNLNLPSCQPCTAKKLDSDECVGVEEQRNPDARSNSHEDTVNVSLVENRSAVKESLSDTTPDMLGEDVERSRFCHLIGPEKLSTGNSLPVNCASNEEHQQILSLMERQIHELRAQDKNDGCVQAKRTHCSCTYETTVVCGQHSCDKMKEPGPHISLTSHSEVDNKACQGDYPGNISLDETDDVPERKSSDEISNWNTCNGFLRPRIFCLQHALEIEDLLRCKGGVRVLIICHSDYLKIKALAISIAEEINIRFNCEDVPLVNASPSDLDLINVSIDDEGHEEDGNDWTSKLGLNLRYCAKLKKQSPSNQEHLTLSLGGIFSDPSPTAVSNLKWLSRKSRTPHKVVGVIQSKLQFDANNEKCELIDGNTNSITDSAKFTEVNRSLEPHQIGTMHHSLLIKGMLKESGSGNTIVKVDDRGDERRKCGSANKIISQMKDDTGDNLHTIPVLIAECPQMHQVSWVTLRVTTYSESVPPVKLPASHESDVGYSERLEIHSDGLSFKEAVCEPVKSASKQPFVDPELSQGFEEAYRSQDKFCSSDKSEILADRLTLESGTSEAQQVSAVDTANLGDEFNGNREAACGTGRRPLHYSLENLEDSCRTSLSNDQFLCLSESLINSEIQLNNLSVQEPLGDDMVANPANSNRMPDISINDGSKMLQEILARTEHIADGANIIKSENYFAVNNLVVNNSEMPQKAHCADEMEAFVKADGKTAFNHSMKLAEILAISMAEGSVMQEVHSTELCVSADSSSLLNGAQPNYHNTARVDLIQYVRRRNKRKRQQEQSTGCQDSSVCFVRSPCEGLRPRNWLKKDVKADIFTLEKSSAIKERRRPGNSIVQREDKSKAFKCDIEGCFMSFQTRGELSLHKRDRCTIEGCGKRFSCHKYAVRHQCVHNDDRPLRCPWKGCNMTFKWAWARTEHVRVHTGERPYKCKFSGCGQTFRFVSDFSRHRRKTGHYATPSAG; from the exons ATGTCCGACTCCTCGGAGATCCCCGCATGGCTGAAGAACCTGCCCCTGGCGCCCGAGTACCACCCCACCGAGACGGAGTTCGCTGATCCCATCGCCTTTATCTCGCGTGTCGAGCGCGAGGCCGCTGCCTTCGGCATCTGCAAGGTCATCCCCCCGCTCCCCCGGCCCTCCAAGAAGTTCGTCCTTGCCAACCTCAACCGCTCCCTTTCCGCCTCCCCCGACCACTTGAGACCGCCTCCCTCCTCCCCCCGCTCCCCCGCTGCCGTCTTCACCACCCGGCACCAGGAGCTCGGGGCGCGACGCGGCCGCGCCCTCCCCGTCCAGAAGCAGGTGTGGCAGAGCGGCGAGTTCTACACCCTCGAGCAGTTCGAGGCCAAGTCCAAGGCCTTCGCTCGCTCCCAGCTTGGTGGGATCAGGGAAGTCAGCCCTTTGCTGATCGAGACCCTCTTCTGGAAGGCCGCTTCGGAAAAACCCATTTACGTAGAGTATGCCAACGATGTGCCTGGGTCGGGGTTTGGCGTGCCGGAGGTGCCGTTCCGGTATTACCCTCATCACCGGAGGAAGCGGAAAAGAGGGCTCAATAGGGGGAGCATCCAGGAGCCAAGACGCTTGTGCCCACAGGCGATCGGGGAGCGTGAGGGCATGGGTGGTGTCGGGTGGAAGCTATCAAATAGCCCATGGAATCTTCAGGCCATCGCTAGGGCCCCTGGTTCGCTTACTAGATTTATGCCTGATGAAGTGCCAGGAGTTACCTCGCCGATGGTATATATTGGGATGCTGTTCAGTTGGTTTGCCTGGCATGTGGAGGATCATGAGCTGCATAGCTTGAATTTTCTCCATTTGGGCTCTCCGAAGACTTGGTATGCTGTTCCTGGAGATTATGCGGCCACACTGGAGGAGATTGTTCGTGTTCAGGGATATGGAGGAAACATGGATCGGCTTG CGGCTTTAATTATGCTCGGAGAGAAGACAACATTGCTATCTCCTGAAGTTCTGGTGGCATCAGGGGTGCCATGCTGCAG GTTAGTACAACATCCTGGTGAGTTCGTTGTAACGTTTCCAAGGGCTTATCATGTAGGCTTCAGCCATG GATTCAACTGTGGGGAAGCTGCTAATTTTGCAACTCCCAAGTGGTTAATGGTAGCAAAAGAGGCTGCAGTGCGAAGGGCTGCCATGAATTATCTTCCTATGCTCTCCCATCAACAGCTGTTATACATGTTATCAATATCTTTTATCTCAAG TGTTCCTAGAGAACTGTTGTCAGGTGCACGGAGTTCCCGTCTGAGAGACCGTAAGAAAGAAGAACGAGAAATCCTAGTCAAGAAAGCATTTCTGGATGATATGATGAATGAAAGCAACTTGTTGTTTGTACTTCTTGCAAAAGCAACAATCTCTAGTGCAGTGTTGTGGGAACCAGAGATGTTGCCTGCCACGTGTCTTGGTACCCAAGTGCAGCAGTCTTCATCCGTATCATCTGAAGCACATGGGCCCACAAGTGGTGACCTTCATGGAATTAAAATGGAGTGTCAGTCCATGGGTAAAGATTCTCTTGACTATGAAGGAGATGCTTGCTGTACTCAGGATGCCCATGAAACAACTGCCGATCTTTCCGGCAGATCATCTCATTCTGCTTTATTTTCAGAGGCTAATGAGAATGCTTGCAATAATACTGAGGGCATCATGGATGTTGATGAAATTGACCTACCATTTGGTCTTGATGTTGATTCTGGATCATTGGCATGTGTTGCCTGTGGAATTCTTGGCTATCCATTTATGGCTATCCTGCAACCTTCTGAAAAAGCATCCAGAAATATTATTGCTGCAAATTCTAATGAATCTCATCCAAGCCTTGATATATCACAAAATTTGAACCTTCCTTCCTGCCAGCCCTGTACTGCCAAAAAGTTGGATTCAG ACGAATGTGTTGGTGTTGAGGAGCAGAGAAATCCAGATGCCAGATCTAATTCACATGAGGACACGGTCAATGTTTCTCTGGTTGAAAACCGAAGTGCTGTCAAAGAGTCTTTATCAGACACTACACCAGATATGCTTGGTGAAGACGTTGAGAGAAGCAGATTTTGTCATTTGATTGGACCCGAAAAACTATCCACCGGCAACTCATTGCCTGTTAATTGTGCAAGCAATGAGGAACATCAACAGATTCTGAGTTTAATGGAGCGTCAGATACACGAATTGAGAGCTCAAGATAAGAATGATGGATGTGTTCAAGCAAAGAGAACACATTGTAGTTGTACGTATGAAACGACAGTTGTCTGTGGACAACATTCTTGTGACAAAATGAAAGAACCTGGGCCACATATATCTTTGACAAGTCATTCAGAGGTTGACAATAAAGCATGTCAAGGAGACTATCCTGGTAACATTTCTCTTGATGAAACAGATGATGTGCCAGAGAGGAAATCTTCAGATGAGATTTCAAATTGGAATACATGCAATGGATTTCTAAGACCACGAATCTTCTGCTTACAGCATGCACTTGAAATTGAGGATTTGTTACGGTGCAAGGGTGGTGTGCGTGTGCTTATTATATGCCATTCAG ACTATCTCAAAATAAAAGCACTTGCCATATCTATTGCTGAAGAAATCAACATCCGGTTTAACTGTGAAGATGTCCCACTGGTGAATGCATCCCCATCAGATTTGGATTTAATCAATGTCTCAATTGATGATGAAGGACATGAAGAAGATGGGAATGATTGGACGTCAAAATTGGGTCTGAATCTGAGATACTGTGCGAAGCTGAAAAAGCAGTCTCCATCAAATCAAGAACATCTCACATTATCCTTAGGTGGAATCTTTTCTGATCCTTCTCCTACAGCTGTTTCAAATCTCAAGTGGCTTTCTAGAAAATCTCGTACTCCCCACAAGGTAGTTGGTGTGATCCAGTCAAAATTACAATTTGATGCAAATAATGAAAAGTGTGAGCTAATAGATGGGAATACAAATTCAATAACTGATTCTGCCAAATTCACAGAAGTTAATCGTAGCCTTGAACCACATCAGATAGGAACTATGCATCATAGTCTCCTTATAAAAGGTATGCTCAAAGAGTCAGGCAGTGGTAACACAATTGTTAAGGTTGATGACAGAGGTGATGAAAGAAGAAAATGTGGTTCTGCAAACAaaattattagtcaaatgaaAGATGATACTGGCGATAATTTGCATACCATTCCTGTCCTGATTGCTGAATGTCCTCAAATGCATCAAGTGAGTTGGGTAACGCTGAGGGTTACCACATACAGTGAGTCTGTTCCTCCTGTAAAATTGCCTGCAAGTCATGAGTCAGATGTTGGATATTCTGAACGGTTAGAGATTCACTCCGATGGGCTAAGCTTCAAGGAAGCAGTTTGTGAACCTGTAAAGTCGGCTAGCAAACAGCCTTTTGTGGATCCGGAACTAAGTCAAGGGTTTGAAGAAGCATATAGATCACAAGACAAGTTTTGTAGTTCTGATAAGTCAGAAATTTTAGCAGATAGATTGACTTTAGAAAGTGGAACTTCTGAAGCTCAACAAGTTAGTGCTGTGGATACAGCTAATCTAGGAGATGAGTTCAATGGAAATAGGGAAGCAGCTTGTGGGACTGGTAGAAGACCTCTCCATTATTCTTTGGAGAATTTAGAGGATAGTTGCAGAACTTCGTTGTCCAACGACCAGTTCCTTTGTCTATCAGAATCACTAATTAATTCTGAAATACAGCTTAATAATCTGTCTGTCCAGGAACCTTTAGGTGATGACATGGTTGCCAATCCTGCTAATTCAAACAGGATGCCTGACATTAGCATAAATGATGGTAGTAAAATGTTGCAAGAGATTTTGGCAAGGACTGAACATATTGCTGATGGTGCAAATATCATTAAGAGTGAAAACTACTTTGCTGTCAATAATTTGGTTGTTAATAATTCTGAAATGCCACAGAAAGCTCACTGTGCTGATGAAATGGAAGCCTTTGTTAAAGCTGATGGGAAGACTGCTTTTAACCATTCAATGAAGTTGGCTGAGATTCTTGCCATATCAATGGCCGAAGGCTCTGTTATGCAGGAAGTGCATTCAACGGAGCTTTGTGTTTCTGCTGATAGCTCTTCTTTGCTGAATGGTGCACAACCAAATTATCATAATACAGCAAGAGTTGATCTTATACAATATGTGAGGCGGAGAAACAAAAGAAAGAGACAACAAGAGCAGTCAACAGGATGTCAGGATAGCTCAGTTTGCTTTGTACGAAGCCCCTGTGAGGGGTTGAGGCCACGGAATTGGCTCAAAAAGGATGTCAAGGCTGACATATTTACACTGGAGAAGAGCTCTGCAATCAAGGAAAGGAGAAGACCAGGAAACTCGATTGTGCAAAGGGAAGATAAGAGCAAGGCTTTCAAGTGTGACATTGAAGGCTGTTTTATGAGTTTTCAGACAAGGGGAGAACTTTCACTGCACAAGCGTGACCGTTGTACAATTGAGGGATGTGGAAAGCGATTTAGCTGTCACAAATATGCAGTGCGCCATCAGTGTGTTCACAATGATGATAGACCTCTTAGATGCCCATGGAAGGGCTGCAACATGACCTTCAAGTGGGCATGGGCCAGGACCGAACATGTCAGGGTCCACACGGGAGAGCGTCCCTACAAGTGTAAGTTCTCTGGGTGCGGGCAGACATTCAGGTTTGTATCTGATTTCAGCCGCCACAGAAGGAAAACTGGGCATTATGCCACACCTTCTGCTGGATAG
- the LOC103970195 gene encoding serine/threonine-protein phosphatase PP1 isozyme 3, with protein MDPASLDDIIHRLVEAKGSRAGKQVRLLEAEIRQLCVVSKDIFMQQPNLLELEAPIKICGDIHGQYSDLLRLFEYGGFPPVANYLFLGDYVDRGKQSLETICLLLAYKIKYPENFFLLRGNHESASINRIYGFYDECKRRFNVRLWKVFTDCFNCLPVAALIDEKILCMHGGLSPDLHNLDQIRNLALPTDVPDNGLLCDLLWSDPSKEIQGWGMNDRGVSYTFGPDRVNEFLQKHDLDLICRAHQVVEDGYEFFADRQLVTIFSAPNYCGEFDNAGAMMSVDETLMCSFQILKPAEKKSKFIFGNTAAAKTGTPPPGVKSSLGAR; from the exons ATGGATCCCGCATCGTTGGATGATATCATCCATCGGCTGGTGGAAGCGAAGGGGAGTCGAGCGGGGAAGCAGGTGCGGCTGTTGGAGGCGGAGATCCGGCAGCTTTGCGTCGTTTCCAAGGACATTTTCATGCAGCAGCCCAATCTGCTCGAGCTGGAGGCGCCCATCAAGATTTGCG GTGATATTCATGGCCAGTACTCTGATCTCTTGAGGCTTTTTGAGTATGGTGGATTTCCACCTGTAGCCAATTACCTATTCTTAGGGGATTATGTGGACAGGGGGAAACAGAGCCTAGAGACTATATGCCTTCTGTTAGCCTACAAGATCAAGTACCCAGAAAACTTCTTTCTTCTGAGGGGGAATCATGAGAGTGCATCGATTAACCGTATATATGGGTTTTATGATGAATGTAAACGAAGATTTAATGTTAGACTTTGGAAGGTCTTCACAGATTGTTTTAACTGTCTTCCTGTAGCAGCTCTTATTGATGAAAAGATCCTTTGCATGCATGGTGGCCTTTCTCCTGACTTACATAATCTAGATCAAATTCGAAATTTAGCACTTCCTACTGATGTGCCAGATAATGGATTGCTTTGCGATCTTTTGTGGTCAGACCCTAGTAAGGAGATTCAAGGTTGGGGAATGAATGATAGGGGAGTTTCATATACTTTTGGGCCTGATAGAGTCAATGAGTTTCTTCAGAAACATGATTTAGATCTTATCTGCCGTGCTCATCAG GTGGTGGAGGATGGGTATGAGTTCTTTGCTGATAGGCAACTTGTAACAATCTTCTCGGCACCAAATTACTGTGGTGAATTTGACAATGCTGGTGCCATGATGAGTGTTGATGAAACCTTGATGTGTTCATTCCAAATTTTGAAACCTGCAGAAAAGAAAAGTAAATTCATTTTTGGTAACACAGCAGCAGCAAAAACAGGAACACCTCCCCCAGGAGTCAAG TCTTCTCTTGGCGCAAGATGA